The Actinomycetota bacterium genomic interval CTGGGCAGGGTTTCTGTGCTGGCCACAGCGAACCGCGTAGTACGTCCTCGGTCAGCTCGATATGCCTGGCCACCTGACGCATGAGGATGGCCACTGGGGGCGGCACCCGGAGTCAGGTCTGGAAGAAGCCCGTCAGGAACAGCAGCGTCAGCACCAGGCAGACCAGGCCGGCCAGCAGGCCGGCGACGGTCATGCCAAGGGCCGCCGGGCCGGGCCGCTCGCGCCCTCGGCCCAGGGACCCGGCCCCAAGGACGACGGCGACGAAGCCCAGCAGCAGCGCCGGTGGGCTCAGCACGCCCAAGATCAGCCCAACGACGCCGAAGGCGAGCGTGGCCACCGCCAGCCTGTTGCCGCGCTTGCCGGTGGCCGGTCCGTTGTCGTCCAGCCGTGTGGCCATCTGGGCCTCCTGTGACCTGTGGTCGCCGCCTTACCACAACCCGACCGCTGCTGATGGCGACCGACGTGGGTTCACTGTACTGCGTCCCTGAAGCCAGCCCGCCGTTGGGAGGATCGGCGCTCCTGATAGGCCTTCCGACCAGGCGCCTGCTACTCCATGGAGTGGCAGCGTAGCCGCACCGGTCGTGCCGCCCACGATGTGCGCGGTCATGGACGAACCGGTGTGATCACCGCACGACATGGGGCTTGGCGGCGCTAATCTGGCCGGGGATGCTGTGCGGTATGCAGGACATCGCTCGCTTCCTGGCTTCCCACCCGCCGTTCGACGGGCTGCCGCCCGAGCTGCTCGCACAGACCGCGGCCACGGTGGAGGTCGCCTACTTCCCCGGCGGCGCCACCATCCTGCGGCAGGGCGGCGACCCGACCCGCTACCTGCACGTGATCGTCAAGGGGGTGGTGGAGCTCCGCCAGACCGACCAACGTGGCGGCTCGGAGCTGGTGGAAACGCTCGGCGAGGGGGAGACGTTCGGGCAGCTATCGCTGCTGTCGCGCTCCCCGCACCTGTGGGACGTGGTCGCCCGCCAGGACGTGCTGGCCTACCTGATCCCTGCCGAGCAGGTCGAGCGGCTGCGGCACCAGCCCGGCTTCGAGGCGCTGCTGGCCCGTCGGGCCGGGGACCGGCTACGACGTGCGGTCGCTGCTGGCCGGGAGCCCGAGCCCCTGGACCTGTTCTCGGTGCGCGCCGGCGAGCTGATCGACCGGCCGCTGGTCACCTGCGACCCGAGCGAGACGGTGGCCGAAGCGGCCCGGCGCATGCGTGACCAGCAGGTCTCCTCGCTGGTGGTCCGGGCTCGGCCGCCCGGGTTGGTGACGGCATCGGATCTCCGCGACCGGGTGCTGGCGGCCGGCCGAACCGGCGACACGCCGGTGGCGGCGGTGATGACCGCCCCGCTGCACACCATGCCGGCTGAGACGACCCTGGGCGAGGTGCTGCTGGCCATGGTCGACCACGGCATCCACCACCTGCCGCTGGTCAGGGAGGGGCGGTTGGTCGGCATGGTCACCGACACCGACCTGCTGCGACACGAGTCGCGCCACCCGCTGTTCGTGCGCCGCCAGCTGGACCGGGCGGCTAGTCCCGAGGACCTGGCGGTGTGGGCCGGTGAGGTGACCGTGGCCGCGGTCCGCCTGATCGGCTCGGGCTCGCCAGCCGGCGAGGTCACCCGCTTCCTGGCCAGCGCCCACGACGCCCTCTATGTCCGGGTCGCTCGGGACGGCGAGGCGGCCCTGGGCCCGCCCCCGTGCCCGTATGCGCTGCTGGTGCTGGGCAGCGGCGCCCGCGGGGAGCCGACCCTGCGCAGCGACCAGGACCACGCCCTGGTGCTGGCCGACAACCCGCCCGCCGACGCCGCCGCCTGGTTCGCGGGCCTGGCCGAGCACCTGGCGGCCACGCTGGAGCGCTGCGGCCTGCCCCGCTGCCCCGGCGACGTCATGGCCACCAACCCCGCCCGGCGCCTCCCCCGCCGCGCCTGGCAGCAGCAGTTCAGCAGCTGGATCCAGGAGCCCGAGGAGGAGGCGCTGTTGGATGCGGCCATCTGCTTCGACTTCCGCCAGCTCCACGGCGACCTGGACGCCGAGGCGGCGCTGCGGCCGGTGATCCGCCAGGCGGCCGGTAACCGCCGCTTCCTCGGCCGCCTGGCCCGGGCGGCGCTGCGGCGCCGGCCGCCGCTGGGCTTCCTGCGCCAGCTGCGTGGCGACCACCACGGCCGGGTTGACCTGAAGGCGCACGGTACCGCCCCGATCGTCGACCTGGCCCGGCTGCTCGCCCTGGAGGCCGCCAGC includes:
- a CDS encoding DUF294 nucleotidyltransferase-like domain-containing protein, whose amino-acid sequence is MQDIARFLASHPPFDGLPPELLAQTAATVEVAYFPGGATILRQGGDPTRYLHVIVKGVVELRQTDQRGGSELVETLGEGETFGQLSLLSRSPHLWDVVARQDVLAYLIPAEQVERLRHQPGFEALLARRAGDRLRRAVAAGREPEPLDLFSVRAGELIDRPLVTCDPSETVAEAARRMRDQQVSSLVVRARPPGLVTASDLRDRVLAAGRTGDTPVAAVMTAPLHTMPAETTLGEVLLAMVDHGIHHLPLVREGRLVGMVTDTDLLRHESRHPLFVRRQLDRAASPEDLAVWAGEVTVAAVRLIGSGSPAGEVTRFLASAHDALYVRVARDGEAALGPPPCPYALLVLGSGARGEPTLRSDQDHALVLADNPPADAAAWFAGLAEHLAATLERCGLPRCPGDVMATNPARRLPRRAWQQQFSSWIQEPEEEALLDAAICFDFRQLHGDLDAEAALRPVIRQAAGNRRFLGRLARAALRRRPPLGFLRQLRGDHHGRVDLKAHGTAPIVDLARLLALEAAS